One genomic region from Listeria monocytogenes encodes:
- a CDS encoding EAL domain-containing protein produces MGLMKFQLFIQPKLDVLQGNIVEYEILLRDDSAVPRFPLSELEAVLADEELYLAFSEWFSEAFLDVLKKYPNDRFAINIAPQQLFYIETLHWLDKLKSESHRITVEMTEDIFDVPGHKRHLNANDKNAFILNKIKVIHGLGYHIAIDDVSCGLNSLERVMSYLPYIIEIKFSLIHFKNIPLEDLLLFIKAWANFAQKNKLDFVVEGIETKETMTLLESHGVSIFQGYLVNKPFPV; encoded by the coding sequence ATGGGACTCATGAAATTTCAGCTTTTTATTCAACCAAAATTAGATGTTCTTCAGGGAAATATTGTCGAATATGAAATACTTTTACGTGATGATAGTGCAGTTCCTAGATTTCCTCTATCAGAATTAGAAGCTGTGCTCGCGGACGAAGAACTGTACTTAGCTTTTTCCGAGTGGTTTAGCGAGGCTTTCTTAGACGTTTTAAAGAAATATCCAAATGATCGATTTGCCATAAATATTGCGCCACAACAGCTTTTTTACATAGAAACACTCCACTGGCTAGACAAATTAAAAAGCGAGAGCCATCGTATAACTGTAGAAATGACCGAAGATATTTTCGATGTACCCGGTCATAAACGCCACCTTAATGCGAACGATAAAAACGCATTTATTCTAAATAAAATTAAAGTGATTCACGGTCTCGGCTACCATATCGCCATAGACGATGTTAGTTGCGGATTGAACAGCCTAGAGCGAGTGATGAGCTACCTGCCTTACATAATAGAGATTAAATTCTCCCTCATTCATTTCAAAAATATACCATTAGAAGATTTACTATTATTTATTAAGGCTTGGGCAAATTTTGCTCAGAAGAATAAGCTCGATTTTGTTGTTGAGGGAATTGAAACGAAAGAAACCATGACTCTACTAGAAAGTCATGGCGTCTCGATTTTTCAAGGTTATCTGGTTAATAAGCCGTTTCCGGTTTGA
- a CDS encoding Crp/Fnr family transcriptional regulator: MLHTIDFSDIFSSDYSSKISFKKGEIIHSYRDYEEKAPQIGAILEGTAVLEGPTNEGRWMINALIGQHALFGMESLLETKTAPELTEYRVRALENGTVLFIDREFLLNYLYANPQFFHLILDEVIVRYLFTSKNYKNINQAPIVKVTRILVEIIELLHLHQTEGSIELPVYVTQTFLADYCRSSRARVTEVLEELRESGLLLSKKPITISSHENLLDQVDSFQTGNGLLTR, encoded by the coding sequence ATGCTTCACACGATAGATTTTTCAGATATTTTTTCTAGTGATTATTCAAGTAAAATTTCTTTTAAAAAAGGAGAAATTATTCATTCATATAGAGATTACGAAGAAAAGGCGCCGCAAATAGGTGCTATTTTAGAGGGAACGGCTGTTTTAGAAGGTCCTACAAATGAAGGCCGCTGGATGATAAATGCGTTGATTGGTCAACACGCGCTTTTTGGAATGGAAAGTTTACTCGAAACAAAAACAGCGCCCGAACTTACTGAATACCGTGTTCGCGCATTAGAAAACGGTACCGTTCTATTTATTGACCGCGAGTTTCTTCTCAATTATTTATATGCAAATCCACAATTTTTCCATCTTATACTTGATGAAGTTATTGTTAGATATTTATTTACATCAAAAAATTACAAGAATATTAATCAAGCACCCATAGTCAAAGTAACGCGTATTTTGGTGGAAATTATTGAGCTACTTCATTTGCATCAAACAGAAGGCTCAATTGAGCTTCCAGTCTATGTCACGCAAACGTTCTTAGCTGATTATTGTCGTTCGAGTCGAGCTAGAGTAACTGAAGTGTTAGAAGAATTACGGGAAAGCGGACTACTGCTTTCCAAAAAGCCCATCACCATTAGCTCGCACGAGAATCTACTCGATCAAGTAGATAGTTTTCAAACCGGAAACGGCTTATTAACCAGATAA
- a CDS encoding helix-turn-helix transcriptional regulator — protein MELNKFVGNKIKQYREERGLNQEALAEKLHTTRQTISRYENGDRKANQDVLFELAKIFNKRLDDFFPERNLPPVDERLVTIAAHIDDDVTEEEMRDILAYIEMKKKLHRGM, from the coding sequence ATGGAGCTAAATAAATTTGTAGGAAATAAAATAAAACAATATCGCGAGGAACGAGGCTTAAATCAAGAAGCATTAGCAGAAAAGCTTCATACAACTCGCCAAACTATTAGCCGTTATGAAAATGGTGATCGAAAAGCAAATCAAGATGTTTTATTTGAACTTGCAAAAATCTTCAACAAACGATTAGATGACTTTTTTCCTGAAAGAAATTTACCCCCTGTTGATGAACGCTTGGTAACAATTGCAGCCCATATTGATGATGACGTAACCGAGGAAGAAATGCGGGATATTTTAGCTTATATAGAGATGAAGAAAAAACTCCATCGCGGGATGTGA
- the lmaD gene encoding protein LmaD — protein sequence MDRKLLKEKQIQLIFQLEQEENRFIRKRLIEELEFFEALGDREKGLLTAEQKLLILTPSEYREYKRTKSDVQISRIIGVSRSSLAEWKRKKGLNRKKSQPVQQEMIDVLAFHLDKTKEEIGALPASAIECQYEAFVINEANN from the coding sequence ATGGATAGAAAACTTTTAAAAGAAAAGCAAATCCAACTAATTTTTCAACTAGAACAAGAAGAAAATCGATTTATTCGAAAGCGTTTGATAGAAGAGTTGGAGTTTTTTGAAGCACTTGGGGATAGGGAAAAAGGACTTCTAACGGCGGAGCAAAAGTTGCTTATTTTAACACCTAGTGAGTACCGAGAATACAAAAGAACCAAATCAGATGTGCAAATTAGTAGGATAATTGGAGTATCGAGATCGTCACTTGCAGAATGGAAACGAAAAAAAGGTTTAAATAGAAAAAAGTCGCAACCGGTTCAGCAGGAAATGATTGATGTATTAGCTTTTCATTTAGATAAAACAAAAGAAGAAATTGGCGCTTTACCTGCTTCGGCGATTGAATGTCAGTATGAGGCTTTTGTGATTAATGAAGCCAATAATTAA
- a CDS encoding alpha/beta hydrolase: MDYEKALAFIKSNSTLEQEEGTEVIFKQAQETVRGNLDPFLLKDLKQHLGGTNDAIKEAPQEIQMPDFSNLEIATAAALQMRATMGSPNIDLSNGVTTEYRVVEGYYGDIPVRIYRHEEATKPVPAFIFYHGGGFVGGTSAVVENFCKGIAEKLPAVVINVDYHLAPEFPAPAAPKDCYRVLEWVVEQSNELGIDASKIGVSGDSAGGTLAAAVSYMDYEAETNYVGFQALLYPALTLVDEDNEKYQWDISKFGASEDTLPLVAPGIIGMNSSGELLRTAYVRDENPAAPIYSPLSAVDKSIYPPTLIASAEFDALRAFADVFAKELRASGVQTKAIVYQGMCHAFIDKYGIFPQAEDVADEIVQMMKEIF, from the coding sequence ATGGATTATGAAAAAGCCTTAGCGTTTATAAAATCAAATAGCACATTAGAACAAGAAGAAGGAACCGAAGTTATTTTTAAACAGGCACAAGAAACAGTTCGAGGGAATTTGGATCCTTTTTTATTAAAAGATCTGAAACAACATCTTGGCGGTACGAATGATGCGATAAAAGAAGCGCCGCAAGAAATCCAAATGCCAGATTTTTCTAATTTGGAAATAGCAACGGCAGCTGCACTACAAATGCGAGCAACAATGGGAAGTCCGAATATTGATTTATCAAACGGCGTAACTACGGAGTATCGGGTTGTTGAAGGTTATTATGGCGATATTCCGGTACGAATTTATCGTCACGAGGAAGCAACCAAACCAGTTCCCGCATTCATTTTTTATCATGGTGGTGGCTTTGTTGGTGGAACGTCAGCTGTAGTGGAGAATTTTTGTAAAGGTATCGCGGAAAAGTTACCGGCAGTTGTTATTAATGTGGACTATCATTTAGCTCCAGAATTCCCGGCGCCAGCAGCTCCAAAAGATTGTTACCGGGTGCTTGAATGGGTAGTGGAACAAAGCAACGAACTTGGCATCGACGCTTCGAAAATAGGTGTTTCCGGAGATAGCGCGGGCGGAACTTTAGCAGCGGCGGTAAGTTATATGGATTATGAAGCAGAGACAAATTATGTAGGATTTCAAGCTTTACTTTACCCAGCGCTAACTTTAGTAGATGAAGATAATGAGAAGTATCAGTGGGATATTTCCAAGTTTGGGGCATCCGAAGATACACTTCCGCTCGTTGCGCCAGGTATCATTGGAATGAACAGCTCTGGCGAATTACTGCGGACAGCCTATGTTAGAGATGAAAATCCCGCAGCGCCAATTTATTCCCCACTATCGGCTGTAGATAAAAGTATTTATCCGCCTACACTTATAGCCAGTGCGGAGTTTGACGCGTTACGAGCTTTTGCAGATGTTTTTGCTAAAGAACTGCGAGCAAGTGGTGTACAAACAAAAGCAATCGTTTACCAAGGAATGTGCCATGCTTTTATTGATAAATACGGGATTTTCCCTCAAGCGGAAGACGTGGCAGATGAAATTGTTCAAATGATGAAAGAAATATTTTAA
- a CDS encoding ImmA/IrrE family metallo-endopeptidase — protein sequence MYEKLVNKYQDEVTIREEKMPYKLPGLYLNGMIFISKDQSSIEKGCVLVEELMHYKYTVGNITKQETIMDKKQEIFARRKGYEELIPLDDIIACFYLGLREYFEVAEFLEVTEEFLRHTVSHYAEKYGPMYDYGGYFINFGNSIDVYKKF from the coding sequence TTGTACGAAAAATTGGTAAATAAATACCAAGATGAGGTAACAATCAGAGAAGAGAAAATGCCTTACAAACTTCCGGGACTTTATTTAAATGGGATGATTTTTATTAGTAAGGATCAATCTTCCATTGAAAAAGGCTGTGTTTTAGTAGAAGAATTGATGCATTACAAATACACTGTAGGTAATATCACCAAACAGGAAACAATCATGGATAAAAAACAAGAAATTTTCGCTCGTCGCAAAGGTTATGAGGAACTAATACCGCTTGATGACATCATTGCTTGTTTTTATCTAGGCTTACGAGAATATTTTGAAGTAGCGGAGTTTTTAGAGGTAACAGAAGAATTTTTGCGCCATACAGTTTCTCATTACGCGGAAAAATATGGTCCAATGTATGATTATGGTGGATATTTCATTAATTTTGGCAATTCCATTGATGTTTACAAGAAGTTTTGA